From a region of the Tenggerimyces flavus genome:
- a CDS encoding TIGR04222 domain-containing membrane protein, which translates to MSPWEIYLALLAVPVVVCVGWIAVAYLPKRQPVDLERPLNVHEVAYLAGGDIRVVETAIAGLVERGVLRPSSDGKVLATGEKPSDPLEAAVVAAATGKSTWSIVRRVRLSAHVQALAVELERRGLVAPRSRARHVFRTVFRMYVALLAAGFTMLVTLLVQGRPIGMTPLLIVLNVVACLVSLKATKRYLPAQNTNEGRVALSQARRQQTALLFGATGAVAFAGLGAYPDQTIGHALEFPSNAGGGGFFGSGGDGGHGGGHDGGGSGCAGGGGCGGGGGCGGGGG; encoded by the coding sequence ATGAGTCCTTGGGAGATCTACCTAGCTCTACTGGCGGTGCCGGTCGTCGTCTGCGTCGGATGGATCGCCGTCGCGTACCTGCCGAAGCGACAGCCGGTCGACCTCGAGCGGCCGCTGAACGTCCACGAAGTCGCCTACCTGGCCGGCGGCGACATCCGCGTGGTCGAGACCGCGATCGCCGGGCTGGTCGAACGCGGAGTCCTGCGGCCGAGCAGCGACGGGAAGGTTCTCGCCACCGGCGAGAAGCCGTCCGACCCGCTGGAGGCGGCCGTGGTCGCCGCGGCGACGGGCAAGTCGACATGGTCGATCGTCCGGCGGGTCAGGCTCTCGGCGCACGTCCAGGCCTTGGCCGTCGAGCTCGAACGCCGCGGCCTGGTCGCACCGAGGAGCAGGGCGCGCCACGTCTTCCGCACGGTGTTTCGGATGTACGTGGCGCTGCTCGCGGCCGGCTTCACGATGCTGGTCACGCTGCTCGTCCAGGGCCGCCCGATCGGGATGACGCCGTTGCTGATCGTGCTCAACGTGGTCGCCTGCCTGGTCAGCCTCAAGGCGACGAAGCGGTACCTACCCGCACAGAACACGAACGAAGGACGAGTCGCCCTGAGCCAAGCGCGCCGACAGCAGACGGCGCTGCTCTTCGGCGCCACCGGCGCGGTGGCGTTCGCTGGGCTCGGCGCGTACCCGGACCAGACCATCGGGCATGCACTCGAGTTCCCGTCCAACGCCGGCGGCGGTGGCTTCTTCGGCTCAGGCGGCGACGGTGGTCACGGTGGCGGCCACGACGGTGGTGGGTCCGGCTGCGCTGGCGGAGGCGGCTGCGGCGGTGGGGGTGGCTGTGGTGGCGGCGGGGGCTGA
- a CDS encoding IclR family transcriptional regulator: MSDEIPEDFVRSVSRALRILEVVGREPGLPVKAVARRVQLNISTTYHLIRTLAYEGYVVRLPNGCYELGQELPRRFHELVGSLARPRRSSEVLRHLQAVTGLSAYLGRFRDGRVVIAEVVEGGGSPYLEDFEVGLEISAHATAVGKALLASMPRPARRAYLADQGLRPFTANTLTDLVAIESELSSLRADAPVIEHGEFRDNVSCAAGLVTRSEPDDPYWAVVISVWGDDVRPEICTELMRAARDLATA; the protein is encoded by the coding sequence ATGAGCGACGAGATCCCCGAGGACTTCGTGCGGAGCGTGTCCCGGGCGCTGCGCATCCTCGAGGTGGTGGGGCGCGAGCCGGGTCTGCCGGTGAAGGCGGTCGCGCGGCGGGTGCAGCTGAACATCTCGACGACCTATCACCTGATTCGGACGTTGGCGTACGAGGGCTATGTGGTGCGGCTGCCGAACGGGTGTTACGAGCTCGGGCAGGAGCTGCCGCGGCGGTTCCATGAGCTGGTGGGCTCGCTGGCACGGCCGCGTCGGTCCTCGGAGGTGCTGCGGCACTTGCAGGCGGTGACGGGGTTGAGCGCGTACCTCGGGCGGTTCCGGGACGGACGGGTGGTGATCGCGGAGGTTGTGGAGGGTGGCGGGTCGCCGTACCTGGAGGACTTCGAAGTGGGCTTGGAGATCTCCGCTCACGCGACGGCAGTGGGCAAGGCGCTGCTGGCCTCGATGCCACGCCCCGCGCGCCGCGCGTACCTGGCCGACCAGGGGTTGCGCCCGTTCACGGCGAACACGCTGACAGACCTGGTCGCGATCGAGTCCGAGCTGTCCTCGCTGCGGGCGGACGCGCCGGTGATCGAGCACGGCGAGTTCCGCGACAACGTGTCGTGCGCGGCGGGTTTGGTGACGCGGTCCGAGCCCGACGACCCGTACTGGGCCGTGGTGATCTCGGTCTGGGGAGACGACGTCCGCCCCGAAATCTGCACCGAGTTGATGCGTGCCGCCCGAGACCTGGCAACCGCCTAG
- a CDS encoding amidohydrolase family protein yields MIGDAFVFDGVAHPFNFESDNAYGSAGQMFSNHLYAFHATLTPEGQKVMPPEEFLHKWTIDEISEMVYQKSDTDMLVAMPLPLTDLYKDGLSPWEDCAKLAQRDPDRTIFWGTVNPLEGKKALDDVTRQVEEYNAKAFKFYNVRYEDAGPVPWRMDDAKVAFPVFERIQELGINLIGVHKGVPLGPQPIEHTQTWDMDGAAANFPDINFVIFHVGLPFIDETCWQLIRYPNLHASLAASINFVVRAPRLFAELLGKLLFWCGEDKIVYGSEAPIWQPQWALEAFWNFEIPQDLCDGYGYPQLTEQAKRKILGENLLRLHGMDVEATKAKLAS; encoded by the coding sequence GTGATCGGCGATGCGTTCGTGTTCGACGGTGTCGCGCACCCGTTCAACTTCGAAAGCGACAACGCGTACGGCTCGGCCGGCCAGATGTTCTCCAACCACCTCTACGCCTTCCACGCCACCCTCACCCCCGAGGGCCAGAAGGTCATGCCGCCGGAAGAGTTCCTGCACAAGTGGACCATCGACGAGATCAGCGAGATGGTCTACCAGAAGTCCGACACCGACATGCTCGTCGCGATGCCCCTCCCGCTGACCGACCTCTACAAGGACGGCCTGTCGCCCTGGGAGGACTGCGCCAAGCTCGCCCAGCGTGATCCCGACCGCACCATCTTCTGGGGCACGGTCAACCCGCTCGAGGGCAAGAAGGCGCTCGACGACGTCACCCGGCAGGTCGAGGAGTACAACGCCAAGGCGTTCAAGTTCTACAACGTCCGGTACGAGGACGCCGGCCCCGTGCCCTGGCGGATGGACGACGCGAAGGTCGCGTTCCCCGTGTTCGAACGGATCCAGGAGCTCGGCATCAACCTCATCGGCGTCCACAAGGGCGTGCCGCTCGGCCCACAGCCGATCGAGCACACGCAGACCTGGGACATGGACGGCGCGGCCGCCAACTTCCCCGACATCAACTTCGTGATCTTCCATGTCGGCTTGCCGTTCATCGACGAGACCTGCTGGCAGCTGATCCGCTACCCCAACCTGCACGCCTCCCTCGCCGCCTCGATCAACTTCGTCGTCCGCGCGCCGCGACTGTTCGCCGAGCTCCTCGGCAAGCTGCTGTTCTGGTGCGGCGAGGACAAGATCGTGTACGGCTCGGAGGCACCGATCTGGCAACCCCAGTGGGCCCTCGAGGCGTTCTGGAACTTCGAGATCCCGCAGGACCTGTGCGACGGGTACGGCTATCCGCAGCTCACCGAGCAGGCCAAGCGCAAGATCCTCGGCGAGAACCTGCTCCGTCTGCACGGCATGGATGTCGAAGCCACCAAGGCGAAACTCGCCAGCTAG
- a CDS encoding metal-sulfur cluster assembly factor, with protein MEVDQSIESALRTVYDPCCRDKGISVVDMGLLHKATVSTDGVAEVDLLLTSGWCPFAANVLTDIEDAVAALPGVHKAEVRIVWDHVWSPDRLSTEAQTKLRFLPPPVAAGSPAAYLATLNAAKEEP; from the coding sequence GTGGAAGTCGACCAATCCATCGAAAGCGCCCTGCGCACCGTCTACGACCCGTGTTGCCGGGACAAGGGCATCTCCGTCGTCGACATGGGCCTCCTTCACAAGGCCACCGTGTCCACCGACGGCGTCGCCGAGGTCGACCTCCTGCTCACCTCGGGCTGGTGCCCGTTCGCCGCCAACGTGCTGACCGACATCGAGGACGCCGTGGCCGCCCTCCCCGGCGTGCACAAGGCCGAGGTACGCATCGTCTGGGACCACGTCTGGAGCCCCGACCGGCTCTCCACAGAAGCACAGACCAAGCTCCGCTTCCTGCCCCCACCCGTCGCCGCCGGATCTCCAGCGGCCTACCTCGCCACCCTGAACGCAGCGAAGGAGGAACCGTGA
- a CDS encoding DUF692 domain-containing protein produces MAATTVVGPAALAEAAAAVGVAVVAAGADLGVGIGWRPELDLSIPRLPGVDWVEVVAENLHVGQLPESLTGLGLPVLPHAVSLSLGGAEPVDTRRVEHLATVAEELGAPVASDHVCFVRADGLDSGHLMPLPRTRDALNVLVDNVKLTQSIVGVPFALENVAAVLEWPDNELTEAQFLHELTERTGCLLIIDVANLYANARNLGTDPTEFLDEIPWERLAYVHVGGGIERDGFYHDTHAHPIVPQVLDLLAELRSRTNPPGVLLERDDDYPPDAELTAELAAIRTAVKR; encoded by the coding sequence GTGGCGGCCACGACGGTGGTGGGTCCGGCTGCGCTGGCGGAGGCGGCTGCGGCGGTGGGGGTGGCTGTGGTGGCGGCGGGGGCTGACCTCGGCGTCGGCATCGGCTGGCGGCCCGAGCTCGACCTGTCCATCCCCCGGCTGCCGGGGGTGGACTGGGTCGAGGTCGTCGCCGAGAACCTGCACGTCGGACAGCTGCCCGAGTCGCTCACCGGGCTCGGGTTGCCCGTCCTCCCGCACGCGGTCTCACTCTCGCTGGGCGGAGCCGAGCCGGTCGACACCCGGCGCGTCGAGCACCTCGCCACCGTCGCCGAGGAGCTTGGCGCGCCGGTCGCCAGCGACCACGTGTGCTTCGTGCGCGCGGACGGCCTCGACTCCGGGCATCTGATGCCGTTGCCCCGTACCCGCGATGCCCTGAACGTCCTTGTGGACAATGTCAAACTGACCCAGTCCATCGTAGGCGTCCCGTTCGCACTGGAGAACGTCGCCGCGGTGCTGGAGTGGCCGGACAACGAGCTGACCGAGGCCCAGTTCCTGCACGAGCTGACCGAACGTACCGGCTGCCTGCTGATCATCGACGTCGCCAACCTGTATGCGAACGCGCGCAACCTCGGCACGGATCCGACCGAGTTCCTGGACGAGATCCCGTGGGAGCGGCTCGCGTACGTCCACGTCGGCGGCGGCATCGAACGGGACGGCTTCTACCACGACACGCACGCGCATCCGATCGTCCCGCAGGTGCTCGACCTGCTCGCGGAGCTGCGGTCCAGGACGAATCCGCCCGGGGTACTGCTCGAACGCGACGACGACTACCCGCCCGACGCCGAGCTCACCGCCGAGCTGGCGGCCATCCGCACGGCGGTGAAGCGGTGA
- a CDS encoding alpha/beta fold hydrolase yields the protein MSDLYARAIGRGSPSVLLECGVGHHSSYWGAVPDRIAAFTQAVCYDRRGLGRTPQRRGDLTIKSYLADVATVLPDGPMVLVGHSFGGFLIRTIAAAWPEQVQGMVFVDSATENELDGLPERIVKRDALGPQLMAVNAVVAGLGLGRLPSVRRRVTADYPNFAPAQLEAIVEDQASPPYWLANRAELRAYATFRDHVQGAVLPDVPLVYITATGYGEKLTKSTFAMSATEFADFHTKRQRAAFEQLTSHTEQLLAPTSGHLVQHDQPELIVGAVERLVELARTPPA from the coding sequence ATGTCGGATTTGTACGCCCGCGCCATCGGACGAGGCAGCCCCAGCGTCCTCCTGGAGTGCGGCGTCGGACACCACTCGTCCTACTGGGGTGCCGTCCCCGATCGGATCGCGGCGTTCACCCAGGCGGTGTGCTACGACCGCCGCGGTCTCGGCCGCACCCCCCAACGTCGCGGGGACCTCACCATAAAGTCGTACCTCGCCGACGTGGCGACGGTCCTTCCGGACGGGCCGATGGTCTTGGTCGGCCATTCGTTCGGCGGGTTCCTCATCCGAACGATTGCCGCCGCCTGGCCCGAACAGGTCCAAGGGATGGTGTTCGTCGACAGCGCGACCGAGAACGAGTTGGACGGCCTACCCGAGCGCATCGTCAAGCGGGACGCGCTCGGTCCCCAGCTGATGGCCGTCAACGCCGTGGTCGCCGGGCTCGGTCTCGGCCGGCTGCCATCGGTTCGGCGCCGAGTGACAGCCGACTACCCGAACTTCGCGCCGGCCCAGCTCGAGGCCATTGTCGAAGACCAGGCCAGCCCGCCCTACTGGCTCGCGAACCGCGCCGAGTTGCGGGCGTACGCGACGTTCCGTGACCACGTTCAGGGAGCGGTGCTCCCCGACGTTCCCCTCGTGTACATCACAGCAACCGGGTACGGGGAGAAGCTGACAAAGTCGACTTTCGCCATGTCAGCAACGGAGTTCGCGGACTTCCACACCAAGCGGCAACGCGCGGCCTTCGAGCAGCTCACCTCGCACACCGAGCAGCTCCTCGCGCCGACGAGCGGACATCTGGTCCAGCACGACCAGCCCGAGCTGATCGTCGGCGCGGTTGAACGACTCGTGGAGCTGGCGCGAACTCCACCCGCCTGA
- a CDS encoding TetR family transcriptional regulator C-terminal domain-containing protein has product MPREVDHATRRDMIHAAVLSMAAENGFKEVTVRAVAARIGTSTSTVTYYTNGRDELIGQAVRGEIERQRAHLITLLANKDRRAALRAVVEWAVIGTTTEEYRVWLAIILGARTEPTVNYWLQAFNTWWDDQLVRLVRAMRPRPNARPSTVIDTVNVLINGLVLADLDNPTSWTKARRLKVVDTILIPLGL; this is encoded by the coding sequence GTGCCACGCGAAGTCGATCACGCCACCCGTCGGGACATGATCCATGCCGCCGTGCTGAGCATGGCCGCGGAGAACGGGTTCAAGGAGGTGACGGTCCGGGCGGTGGCTGCGCGGATCGGCACGTCGACGTCGACCGTGACGTACTACACGAATGGGCGGGACGAGCTGATCGGCCAAGCGGTACGCGGCGAGATCGAGCGCCAGCGGGCGCACCTGATCACGCTGCTGGCCAACAAGGACCGCCGAGCCGCCCTGCGCGCCGTGGTGGAGTGGGCGGTGATCGGGACGACCACGGAGGAGTACCGGGTCTGGCTCGCGATCATCCTGGGGGCGCGGACCGAGCCCACGGTGAACTACTGGCTGCAGGCGTTCAACACCTGGTGGGACGACCAGCTCGTCCGCCTCGTCCGAGCCATGAGGCCTCGCCCGAACGCCCGACCCAGCACCGTGATCGACACCGTGAACGTCCTGATCAACGGCCTCGTCCTCGCCGACCTCGACAACCCGACCAGCTGGACGAAGGCGCGCCGCCTCAAGGTCGTGGACACGATCCTCATTCCACTTGGCCTCTAG
- a CDS encoding FadR/GntR family transcriptional regulator, protein MASSGRQLEGRIIDLIFEHGLSTGAAMPPEPQLVATLGASRNSVREALRALHTLGIVEIRHGYGTFVGQAPLTAVAPGLLFRTRLSVRDDPAALADLVQTRELLELGLLDDVVKAVDDALLTDLETAAAAMRTGSVSTLADADRRFHQTLYRSAGNELAAQLIDLFWDIYHQVEAELEPPYVDRERIAADHLRIVDALRSGDVDTVRAAVREHFKDLGARVEHVRR, encoded by the coding sequence ATGGCAAGTTCCGGTCGGCAGCTCGAGGGCCGCATCATCGATCTGATCTTCGAGCACGGCCTCTCCACGGGCGCGGCGATGCCGCCGGAGCCGCAGCTGGTGGCGACGCTGGGCGCCAGCCGCAACTCCGTCCGCGAGGCGCTGCGCGCGCTGCACACGTTGGGGATCGTGGAGATCCGGCACGGGTACGGAACGTTCGTCGGCCAGGCACCGCTGACCGCGGTCGCGCCGGGCCTGTTGTTCCGTACGCGGCTCTCGGTCCGCGACGACCCGGCCGCGCTGGCCGACCTGGTGCAGACGAGGGAGCTGCTGGAGCTCGGCCTCCTCGACGACGTGGTCAAGGCCGTCGACGACGCGCTGCTCACCGACCTCGAGACCGCCGCCGCGGCGATGCGTACGGGCTCGGTGAGCACGCTTGCCGACGCCGACCGCCGCTTCCACCAGACGCTCTACCGGTCGGCGGGGAATGAGCTCGCGGCACAGCTGATCGACCTGTTCTGGGACATCTACCACCAGGTCGAGGCCGAGCTCGAACCACCGTATGTCGACCGCGAACGCATCGCCGCCGACCACCTCCGCATCGTCGACGCCCTCCGCTCTGGCGACGTCGACACCGTGCGCGCGGCGGTCCGCGAGCATTTCAAGGACCTCGGCGCCCGGGTTGAGCACGTTCGTCGCTAG
- a CDS encoding flavin monoamine oxidase family protein: MRRVDVVVVGAGYAGLAAARRLSRAGLDVVVLEAGDRVGGRTQTERLASGGVVDLGGQWMAAAHTRFASLAEEYGAATFDAPSTGANLFLTHRARRAFTGDSLPVAPHVAAALGFALWRLDRQAASIDVERPWAAKDADRLDATTVDTWLRRNVPLKQARRILELLLGDELSVEAGSVSLLALLVATRTAGGVKAGLTAEAVARLFVDGATGPAEAIAAELNDPVQLQARVATIRHARDHLQVSGQFGTIEAHRAIVAVPPPLAARIDYDPPLSAARDQLTQRMPMGSVLKTFAVYDRPFWRDDGLSGQAINTAGAAPVTADVTRPGGPGVLCSLIPGRAAQRLADLPSNERRAAILASHVRAFGNRAAKPIDWREKFWADDEFCRGGYAAYFPPGVLTSVGDQLRRPIGRIHWAGTETATEWAGFVEGAIRSGERAADEIRAAAGDAARVT, from the coding sequence ATGCGGCGAGTCGACGTCGTGGTGGTGGGTGCCGGGTACGCGGGGCTGGCGGCGGCGCGGAGGCTGAGCCGGGCCGGGCTGGACGTGGTGGTGCTCGAGGCCGGCGACCGCGTGGGTGGACGAACGCAGACCGAACGGCTCGCCTCCGGCGGAGTCGTCGACCTCGGCGGGCAGTGGATGGCAGCGGCGCACACGAGGTTCGCCTCGCTGGCGGAGGAGTACGGTGCCGCCACGTTCGACGCCCCATCGACGGGCGCGAACCTGTTCCTCACCCACCGAGCCCGCCGCGCGTTCACCGGCGACTCCCTTCCCGTTGCACCACACGTCGCCGCCGCCCTCGGGTTCGCCCTGTGGCGCCTCGACCGGCAAGCCGCATCGATCGACGTCGAACGTCCGTGGGCAGCCAAGGACGCGGACCGCCTGGACGCCACGACCGTCGACACCTGGCTCCGCCGCAACGTCCCCCTCAAGCAAGCGCGCAGGATCCTCGAGCTCCTCCTCGGCGACGAGCTCTCGGTCGAGGCCGGCAGCGTCTCCCTGCTCGCTCTCCTCGTCGCGACAAGGACGGCCGGCGGCGTGAAGGCGGGCCTGACAGCGGAGGCCGTCGCCAGGCTGTTCGTCGACGGCGCCACCGGCCCGGCAGAAGCGATCGCCGCCGAGCTCAACGATCCCGTCCAGCTGCAAGCACGTGTCGCGACCATCCGCCACGCACGAGACCACCTCCAGGTCAGCGGACAGTTCGGAACGATCGAAGCCCACCGCGCCATCGTCGCCGTCCCGCCACCCCTCGCGGCAAGGATCGACTACGACCCGCCCCTGTCAGCAGCCCGCGATCAGCTCACCCAGCGGATGCCGATGGGCTCGGTGCTGAAGACGTTCGCCGTGTACGACCGACCGTTCTGGCGCGACGACGGCCTCTCCGGCCAGGCCATCAACACGGCAGGCGCAGCGCCGGTCACCGCCGACGTCACCAGACCTGGCGGCCCAGGAGTGCTGTGCTCCCTGATCCCCGGCCGCGCAGCACAACGACTCGCCGACTTGCCAAGCAACGAGCGCCGCGCGGCGATCCTCGCCAGCCACGTCCGCGCCTTCGGCAACCGAGCAGCCAAGCCGATCGACTGGCGCGAGAAGTTCTGGGCGGACGACGAGTTCTGCCGCGGCGGGTATGCGGCGTACTTCCCGCCCGGCGTCCTCACCAGCGTCGGCGACCAGCTGAGACGACCCATCGGAAGGATCCACTGGGCCGGCACCGAGACCGCGACCGAGTGGGCCGGGTTCGTCGAGGGTGCGATCCGCTCCGGCGAGCGTGCCGCCGACGAGATCCGTGCCGCCGCCGGTGACGCCGCTAGAGTGACGTGA
- a CDS encoding sialidase family protein has product MSVDVFVAGAEGYHTFRIPAVVRSSLGTLLAFAEGRRGGAGDAGDIDLVLRRSFDGGRTWGPLLVVSRQGEDTVGNPAPVVDPATGDIVLLSTRNAGSATESALLRGSVSAADSRRVLVQRSLDDGASWTSPRDLTESVKRPEWCWYATGPCHGIALHSGRLLVPANHSVGTAYGGHVLLSDDGGHTWRIGAVDSSNDGVNANETTVAELPDGTLYFNTRNQHGSAAGTRAQATSSDGGESFDRPYAPLPAVVGPVVQGSVLVHESRLLLSLPSDPEARRGMAVRSSADRGATWRTEVEVSDAPAAYSDLVVLATGRVGLLFETGGDGPYERIAFVELAI; this is encoded by the coding sequence GTGAGCGTCGACGTCTTCGTCGCCGGTGCTGAGGGCTACCACACGTTTCGGATCCCGGCCGTCGTTCGATCGTCTCTTGGCACGCTGCTCGCGTTCGCCGAGGGGCGGCGCGGTGGCGCTGGGGACGCGGGCGATATCGACCTCGTGCTGCGGCGTTCGTTCGACGGCGGTCGTACGTGGGGACCGCTGCTCGTCGTCAGCCGGCAGGGTGAGGACACGGTCGGAAACCCTGCTCCTGTGGTGGATCCGGCCACCGGCGACATCGTGCTGCTGTCGACGCGCAACGCTGGTTCGGCGACCGAGTCGGCTCTGCTCCGGGGCTCGGTGTCGGCTGCTGACAGCCGGCGGGTGCTGGTGCAACGCAGCCTTGACGACGGTGCTTCCTGGACATCACCTCGCGACCTCACGGAGAGCGTGAAGCGTCCGGAGTGGTGCTGGTACGCGACCGGTCCCTGTCATGGAATCGCCTTGCACAGTGGGCGATTGCTCGTTCCGGCGAACCACTCGGTGGGGACCGCGTACGGCGGGCACGTCCTGCTCAGCGACGACGGCGGGCACACCTGGCGGATCGGCGCGGTGGATTCCTCCAACGATGGTGTGAACGCCAACGAGACTACGGTCGCGGAGCTGCCCGACGGGACGCTCTACTTCAACACGCGCAACCAGCACGGGTCTGCTGCTGGCACGCGGGCGCAGGCGACGAGCAGCGACGGTGGCGAGTCGTTCGACCGGCCGTACGCACCGCTTCCCGCTGTTGTTGGTCCGGTCGTGCAGGGTTCGGTGCTGGTCCACGAGTCTCGGCTGTTGCTGTCGCTGCCGAGTGACCCGGAGGCGCGCCGGGGGATGGCGGTCCGTTCCAGTGCGGATCGTGGCGCGACGTGGCGTACGGAGGTCGAGGTGTCCGACGCGCCGGCCGCGTACTCGGACCTGGTGGTCCTCGCGACCGGCCGCGTCGGACTGCTCTTCGAGACCGGAGGGGACGGTCCCTACGAGCGGATCGCGTTCGTGGAGCTGGCTATCTAG
- a CDS encoding dihydrodipicolinate synthase family protein, with the protein MPVPALPVVPAGVIPPVCTPLTADRELDVASLERLCAFLLSADVAGLFVGGSTGETAYLPDELRARALEVVVGVAAGQVPVFAGVIDMTTPRVVEHARVAEKLRASALVATAPFYAPTHPAEIAVHFRELRAAVDLPLLAYDIPTAVHTKLPTAVVASLAADGTLDGVKDSSGSIDGMRAVLAAVDRPDFRVFTGSETLADLALLAGVHGIVPGLGNVDPHGYVRLYSLALAGDWAAATAEQRRLTRLFGLIDVGDAARMGRYSSAIGAFKAGLVHRGVIASGTTSLPMIPLNDAEHAAVRDYLVEAGLV; encoded by the coding sequence ATGCCCGTTCCGGCGCTGCCGGTCGTCCCCGCGGGAGTGATCCCGCCCGTCTGCACCCCCCTCACCGCTGACCGCGAGCTCGATGTCGCCTCGTTGGAGCGGCTCTGCGCGTTCCTGCTGTCGGCGGACGTCGCCGGGCTGTTCGTCGGCGGCTCGACGGGGGAGACGGCCTACCTGCCCGACGAACTGCGTGCGCGGGCGCTCGAGGTCGTGGTCGGTGTCGCTGCGGGTCAGGTGCCGGTGTTCGCGGGCGTCATCGACATGACGACGCCGCGTGTCGTGGAGCACGCCCGGGTGGCGGAGAAGCTGCGCGCGTCGGCGTTGGTCGCCACCGCGCCGTTCTACGCGCCGACGCATCCGGCCGAGATCGCCGTCCACTTCCGCGAGCTCCGGGCCGCCGTCGACCTGCCGTTGCTCGCGTACGACATCCCTACCGCCGTGCATACGAAGCTTCCGACCGCGGTCGTGGCGTCGCTCGCCGCGGACGGGACGCTCGACGGGGTCAAGGACTCCAGCGGGTCGATCGACGGCATGCGTGCGGTGCTCGCCGCTGTCGACCGGCCGGACTTCAGGGTGTTCACGGGATCGGAGACGCTCGCCGATCTTGCTTTGCTGGCTGGCGTTCACGGCATCGTCCCGGGGCTCGGCAACGTCGATCCGCATGGGTACGTGCGGCTCTACTCGCTCGCTCTTGCGGGGGACTGGGCTGCCGCTACCGCCGAGCAGCGCCGGTTGACGCGGTTGTTCGGCCTGATCGACGTGGGCGACGCGGCGCGGATGGGCCGGTACTCGTCGGCCATCGGTGCGTTCAAGGCGGGTCTCGTGCATCGCGGGGTGATCGCGTCCGGAACGACAAGCCTGCCGATGATTCCGTTGAACGATGCGGAGCACGCCGCCGTGCGCGACTACCTCGTCGAGGCTGGACTGGTGTGA
- the rbsK gene encoding ribokinase, producing MARARICVVGSANMDLVVFAERSPSLGETVSGSRFVTIPGGKGANQAIAAARAGGSVRMVGAVGDDTHGDQIVEVMESAGVETTGVSRELDVSTGTAHILVEASGDNSIVVVPGANASVEPTSHQLAGLNGAQYVLLQLELPLAAVEKAAVTARSRGVKVVLTPAPAQDLPASLLDAVDILVPNEHEARVLAAQHDVMSAGIELLEKVPDVVVTMGSRGSLWLSRSGAREHVPARSTKAVDTTAAGDTFVGALAVALGEGKPMREALEWATAAAALSVEREGASTSMPTRDEITAALA from the coding sequence ATGGCGCGTGCGCGGATTTGTGTGGTGGGCAGTGCGAACATGGACCTCGTCGTGTTCGCCGAACGTTCACCTTCGCTGGGGGAGACCGTCTCGGGGTCGCGGTTCGTGACGATCCCCGGTGGCAAGGGCGCGAACCAGGCGATCGCCGCGGCGCGCGCCGGCGGCTCGGTCCGGATGGTCGGCGCGGTCGGCGACGACACCCACGGCGACCAGATCGTCGAGGTCATGGAGTCCGCCGGGGTCGAGACGACGGGCGTGTCCCGCGAGTTGGACGTGTCGACCGGCACGGCGCACATCCTGGTGGAGGCCAGCGGCGACAACTCGATCGTGGTGGTGCCGGGGGCGAACGCCTCCGTGGAGCCGACTTCTCATCAGCTCGCGGGGCTGAACGGGGCGCAGTACGTGCTGCTCCAGCTGGAGCTGCCGCTGGCCGCGGTGGAGAAGGCCGCGGTGACGGCACGTTCTCGCGGTGTCAAGGTTGTGTTGACGCCGGCGCCGGCGCAGGACCTGCCCGCTTCGTTGCTGGACGCGGTGGACATCCTGGTGCCGAACGAGCACGAGGCTCGCGTGCTGGCCGCGCAGCACGACGTGATGTCGGCCGGCATCGAGCTGTTGGAGAAGGTGCCCGACGTGGTCGTGACGATGGGATCGCGCGGCTCGTTGTGGCTGTCCCGGTCCGGCGCGCGCGAACACGTTCCCGCCCGTTCGACGAAGGCTGTCGACACCACCGCCGCCGGCGACACGTTCGTCGGCGCCCTGGCTGTCGCGCTGGGAGAGGGCAAGCCGATGCGCGAGGCTCTCGAATGGGCCACCGCCGCGGCGGCCCTGTCGGTCGAACGCGAAGGGGCCAGCACCTCGATGCCGACGCGCGACGAGATCACCGCCGCGCTGGCCTGA